The following are encoded in a window of Sphaerisporangium siamense genomic DNA:
- a CDS encoding (deoxy)nucleoside triphosphate pyrophosphohydrolase, giving the protein MEKIVVAAVIVEEGRVLAAQRARPPEMAGGWEFPGGKVDPGESDEQALVRECREELGVAISVGERVGGDWPLSPGYVLRASFARLVSGVPHPHEHLALRWLRRDELFDIPWLPADLPIVEAVQDLIPEG; this is encoded by the coding sequence ATGGAGAAGATTGTTGTGGCGGCGGTCATCGTCGAGGAGGGCAGGGTTCTCGCGGCCCAGCGGGCCCGGCCCCCGGAGATGGCGGGGGGATGGGAGTTCCCCGGCGGCAAGGTCGACCCTGGTGAGAGCGACGAGCAGGCGTTGGTCCGGGAGTGCCGGGAGGAGCTGGGAGTCGCGATCTCCGTGGGGGAGAGGGTCGGCGGGGACTGGCCGCTGAGCCCGGGGTATGTCCTGCGCGCCTCGTTCGCCCGGCTCGTCTCCGGGGTCCCGCACCCTCACGAGCACTTGGCGCTGCGCTGGCTGCGCCGTGACGAACTCTTCGACATCCCTTGGCTTCCCGCCGACCTTCCCATCGTCGAAGCCGTACAAGATCTGATCCCCGAGGGTTGA
- a CDS encoding C40 family peptidase → MTSRVRIALLIGLAGVVLVTLVMAPMLMSTFPAFLGAGGGAADCADDTLKVTNVSDTAQSDIPRDYLELYKKWGKKTGVQWTVLAAVGKRETDHGRSNLPGVKGGTNYAGAAGPMQFLISTWGGKAKIKIPSKFNGYASDGDEDGWADVYNPADAILGAAKMLKRNGAPSDLTRALFVYNHAMWYVEQVLQIARRYAVDGTLEVPPEADPACDPPLVDAAPTDVVKKIMEYALAQRGKPYVWGGTGPHGYDCSGIIYMAYRAAGLSIPRTTFGQWPFGMKIGKGKEQAGDLVFFNAGPGTSADNPGHVGMVVSPGKMIEARCTLCGPIKVTTYRDRPNIIGYTRPLENPTVVEQLKRLGLT, encoded by the coding sequence GTGACGTCGCGCGTACGCATCGCCCTGCTCATCGGCCTGGCCGGGGTCGTGCTGGTCACGCTGGTGATGGCGCCGATGCTGATGAGCACGTTCCCCGCCTTCCTCGGCGCGGGCGGCGGGGCCGCCGACTGCGCGGACGACACGTTGAAGGTGACGAACGTCTCCGACACCGCGCAGTCGGACATCCCCCGCGACTACCTGGAGCTCTACAAGAAGTGGGGCAAGAAGACCGGCGTGCAGTGGACCGTGCTGGCCGCCGTCGGCAAGCGCGAGACCGACCACGGACGCTCGAACCTGCCCGGCGTGAAGGGCGGGACGAACTACGCGGGCGCCGCGGGCCCGATGCAGTTCCTGATCAGCACGTGGGGCGGCAAGGCCAAGATCAAGATCCCGTCGAAGTTCAACGGCTACGCCTCCGACGGCGACGAGGACGGCTGGGCCGACGTCTACAACCCGGCGGACGCCATCCTGGGCGCGGCGAAGATGCTCAAGCGCAACGGCGCCCCCAGCGACCTGACCCGCGCCCTCTTCGTCTACAACCACGCGATGTGGTACGTCGAGCAGGTCCTGCAGATCGCCCGCCGCTACGCCGTGGACGGCACGCTGGAGGTCCCGCCCGAGGCCGACCCCGCGTGCGACCCGCCGCTTGTCGACGCGGCCCCGACGGACGTCGTCAAGAAGATCATGGAGTACGCCCTGGCCCAGCGCGGCAAGCCGTACGTCTGGGGCGGGACGGGCCCGCACGGGTACGACTGCTCGGGCATCATCTACATGGCCTACCGCGCGGCCGGGCTGTCGATCCCGCGGACCACCTTCGGCCAGTGGCCCTTCGGCATGAAGATCGGCAAGGGCAAGGAGCAGGCGGGCGACCTGGTGTTCTTCAACGCGGGTCCGGGCACGTCCGCCGACAATCCCGGCCACGTCGGCATGGTGGTCTCGCCGGGCAAGATGATCGAGGCCCGCTGCACGCTCTGCGGCCCGATCAAGGTGACGACCTACCGCGACCGCCCCAACATCATCGGCTACACGCGTCCCCTCGAAAACCCAACCGTCGTAGAACAGCTCAAGAGGCTCGGCCTTACGTAG
- a CDS encoding succinate dehydrogenase/fumarate reductase iron-sulfur subunit — protein sequence MGYKAKFRVWRGEGGEGKLEDFAVEVNEGEVVLDVIHRLQATQAPDLAVRWNCKAGKCGSCSMEINGKPRLGCMTRMSTFTEDETITVTPMRTFPVIKDLVTDVSFNYQKAREIPSFTPPDSVKPGEYRMQQIDVERSQEFRKCIECFMCNNVCHVIRDHEENKPAFAGPRFLMRIAELDMHPYDVADRKNAAQEEHGLGYCNITKCCTEVCPEHIKITDNALIPMKERVVDRKYDPLVWLGNKIFKRPGSQSSSGSKTS from the coding sequence ATGGGTTACAAGGCCAAGTTCCGCGTCTGGCGCGGCGAAGGCGGCGAGGGCAAGCTGGAGGACTTCGCCGTCGAGGTCAACGAGGGCGAGGTCGTCCTCGACGTGATCCACCGCCTGCAGGCCACCCAGGCGCCCGACCTCGCGGTCCGGTGGAACTGCAAGGCGGGCAAGTGCGGCTCGTGCTCCATGGAGATCAACGGCAAGCCGCGCCTCGGCTGCATGACGCGCATGTCCACCTTCACCGAGGACGAGACGATCACCGTCACGCCGATGCGCACGTTCCCGGTCATCAAGGACCTGGTGACCGATGTGTCGTTCAACTACCAGAAGGCGCGCGAGATCCCGTCCTTCACCCCGCCGGACAGCGTCAAGCCCGGCGAGTACCGCATGCAGCAGATCGACGTCGAGCGGTCCCAGGAGTTCCGCAAGTGCATCGAGTGCTTCATGTGCAACAACGTCTGCCACGTGATCCGCGACCATGAGGAGAACAAGCCGGCCTTCGCCGGGCCGCGCTTCCTCATGCGGATCGCCGAGCTGGACATGCACCCCTACGACGTGGCGGACCGCAAGAACGCCGCGCAGGAGGAGCACGGCCTCGGGTACTGCAACATCACCAAGTGCTGCACCGAGGTGTGCCCCGAGCACATCAAGATCACTGACAACGCGCTGATTCCGATGAAGGAGCGCGTCGTCGACCGGAAGTACGACCCGCTGGTCTGGCTCGGCAACAAGATCTTCAAGCGGCCGGGCTCGCAGAGCTCCTCGGGCTCCAAGACGAGCTAG
- a CDS encoding TcpE family conjugal transfer membrane protein: protein MDLPTYTNIWRIEKRLYKLYDLRLPMPLPIVWVGVFLGVLVPWSVLLALVGVPFESPWHVLFIVPPGIVTWLSTRPVIESKRLNELLQSQIRYLGEPKTWCRLAPAEESDEIAFTAKVWRAAPGTARRAATVSVKPSAATAASGAAKSRRGTRAKPKHTAPRRRPLEAWSSAARQAPSLKRREALPGEVRPAVAAVTTLPVSEAPALVPGTRTPEPVKEHASEAAHEHAFESTHEHASEAARERVSEGARKRVPEGVRERAFEGARERVPEGARRRGSEGAAGRPSQGSRARAGEGARVTLTGTALPPGAQIPSLPPAPGLPPAPGQVPAPGRVPGRPVEGPAPERLPDVLRGDRLVASSPPALREPATDSPAHTGESPAPAHPVTSKSDAEPPTPVEEPPSAAAPASTAPPAPTVASSASGAAVESSPAGPTSEAQPEAGPVREAGAPAPIGTEALRRLRRLAASAENRETLEPRTVPSESERLASHEWPEPGRTLPTPSHDRALPPPRLAPVPPTTPSQAPDPAATPAPESIATPTPELEPAPAPAPEPADTPVPAPAATPPRVTEPTTTPSHVAEPTTTPSHVAEPTTTPSHMTEPAVTPSHVPEPAREPVVRSLEPVAEASPRAAEVAADETRAGDAAQRSPAETLGSRSAETLADVPPETLGDVPAETLGDVPVEARAPRRSGGLAVDGREQHRKGQPPRAATPRERSREVFAPRPVSPGREAPPLSIRAVPAAGAGADPAVPSVPVPGPRAGGEPRVRRVESVVGRDQTGGWRRLAQVVVGGGAPSRNDGIEADEARARTVLTGSRRVVVLGCTGGAGQTMTTLMLGHTLARYREDRVLAVDANTGENTLTGRIAADSPETLTSLMAGLDGVSGYLSMRAYTTRCESGLEVVGADADAGAARRLADRRLFSDERIARAMRVLDRHYRLILVDPAAAVAARMLAYADQLILVAPASEDAPDAVAMTFDWLDGQTTAELRRRSIMVINGVSRRSMAGVEQAEAVARGRCRAIVRIPWEDELAPGRPGPAQPERLRAGARRAYVALAGVVASGLAAASRPSEEEVAQ from the coding sequence ATGGACCTGCCTACCTATACCAATATCTGGCGAATTGAGAAGCGGCTCTACAAGCTGTACGACCTTCGGCTGCCGATGCCGCTTCCGATCGTCTGGGTCGGTGTGTTCCTGGGAGTGCTGGTCCCGTGGTCGGTCCTCCTGGCACTCGTCGGGGTCCCCTTCGAGTCGCCCTGGCACGTCCTCTTCATCGTGCCTCCGGGCATCGTCACCTGGCTGTCCACCCGTCCGGTGATCGAGAGCAAGCGGCTCAACGAGCTGCTCCAGTCGCAGATCCGCTACCTCGGCGAGCCGAAGACCTGGTGCCGCCTGGCGCCGGCCGAGGAGTCCGACGAGATCGCGTTCACGGCCAAGGTGTGGCGCGCGGCCCCGGGCACGGCCCGCCGCGCCGCCACGGTCAGCGTCAAGCCGTCCGCCGCCACGGCCGCGTCCGGGGCCGCCAAGTCCCGGCGCGGCACGCGGGCCAAGCCCAAGCACACCGCTCCCCGGCGCCGGCCCCTGGAGGCGTGGAGCTCCGCCGCCCGTCAGGCCCCGTCGCTGAAGCGGCGCGAGGCTCTGCCCGGCGAGGTCCGCCCCGCCGTGGCCGCGGTCACCACACTCCCGGTCTCCGAAGCCCCCGCCCTCGTCCCCGGCACCCGCACCCCCGAGCCGGTCAAGGAGCACGCCTCCGAGGCCGCCCACGAGCACGCCTTCGAGAGCACCCACGAGCACGCCTCCGAGGCCGCTCGGGAGCGCGTGTCCGAGGGCGCCCGCAAGCGTGTGCCCGAGGGTGTTCGCGAGCGCGCGTTCGAGGGCGCCCGGGAGCGTGTGCCCGAAGGGGCTCGGAGGCGCGGTTCGGAAGGGGCCGCAGGACGTCCGTCCCAGGGAAGCCGGGCGCGTGCGGGGGAAGGCGCCCGGGTGACTCTGACCGGGACGGCCCTGCCGCCCGGCGCCCAGATTCCAAGCCTGCCCCCCGCGCCGGGCCTGCCCCCCGCGCCGGGCCAGGTCCCCGCGCCGGGACGCGTGCCGGGGCGGCCGGTGGAAGGCCCCGCGCCGGAACGGCTCCCCGATGTGCTCCGCGGGGACCGTCTGGTGGCCTCCTCTCCGCCCGCCCTGCGCGAACCCGCCACCGACTCCCCGGCACACACCGGGGAATCCCCCGCCCCCGCTCACCCCGTCACGTCGAAGTCGGATGCCGAGCCTCCGACCCCGGTCGAGGAACCGCCCTCGGCCGCGGCCCCCGCGTCTACCGCACCCCCCGCGCCGACTGTGGCCTCTTCGGCGTCCGGGGCCGCTGTGGAGTCCTCACCAGCGGGTCCGACTTCCGAGGCTCAGCCGGAGGCGGGGCCGGTGCGGGAAGCCGGTGCTCCCGCGCCGATCGGGACGGAGGCGCTTCGCCGGCTGCGCAGGCTCGCGGCCTCCGCGGAGAACCGGGAGACGCTGGAACCGCGCACGGTCCCCAGCGAGTCCGAGCGCCTGGCGTCCCACGAGTGGCCCGAGCCGGGCCGTACGCTCCCGACGCCGTCCCACGACCGCGCCCTGCCCCCACCGCGGCTCGCCCCGGTCCCTCCCACCACCCCCTCCCAGGCACCGGACCCGGCCGCCACTCCGGCACCTGAGTCGATCGCCACGCCCACTCCCGAGCTTGAGCCGGCCCCCGCTCCCGCGCCTGAGCCGGCCGACACTCCCGTGCCTGCACCGGCTGCCACGCCACCCCGTGTGACGGAGCCGACCACCACGCCGTCTCATGTGGCCGAGCCGACCACCACGCCGTCTCATGTGGCCGAGCCGACCACCACGCCCTCTCACATGACCGAGCCGGCCGTAACGCCCTCGCACGTGCCGGAGCCGGCGCGGGAGCCGGTTGTGCGGTCGTTGGAGCCGGTGGCCGAGGCGTCGCCTCGTGCGGCGGAGGTGGCCGCGGACGAGACGCGTGCCGGGGACGCCGCGCAGCGGTCTCCTGCCGAGACCCTCGGTAGCCGATCCGCCGAGACCCTGGCGGATGTTCCCCCCGAGACCCTTGGGGACGTTCCCGCCGAGACCTTGGGGGACGTGCCCGTCGAGGCGCGGGCGCCGCGTCGGAGCGGTGGGCTGGCGGTGGACGGGCGGGAGCAGCACCGCAAGGGGCAGCCGCCGCGCGCCGCGACGCCGCGCGAGCGGAGCCGCGAGGTGTTCGCCCCCCGCCCCGTCTCTCCCGGGCGCGAGGCGCCGCCCCTGTCGATCCGCGCGGTTCCGGCGGCGGGCGCCGGGGCGGACCCGGCGGTGCCGTCCGTGCCCGTGCCCGGTCCCCGGGCGGGCGGCGAGCCTCGCGTGCGGCGCGTCGAGTCCGTCGTCGGACGTGACCAGACGGGCGGCTGGCGCCGCCTGGCCCAGGTCGTCGTGGGCGGCGGGGCCCCGAGCCGCAACGACGGCATCGAGGCCGACGAGGCCCGCGCCAGGACCGTGCTCACCGGCAGCCGCCGCGTCGTCGTGCTCGGCTGCACGGGCGGGGCGGGGCAGACCATGACCACGCTGATGCTGGGCCACACCCTCGCCCGCTACCGCGAGGACCGCGTGCTCGCCGTGGACGCCAACACCGGCGAGAACACGCTCACCGGCCGTATCGCGGCCGACTCCCCCGAGACGCTGACCTCCCTGATGGCCGGGCTGGACGGCGTGAGCGGCTATCTGAGCATGCGCGCCTACACCACCCGCTGCGAATCCGGCCTGGAGGTCGTCGGCGCGGACGCGGACGCCGGCGCCGCGCGCAGGCTCGCCGACCGCCGCCTGTTCTCCGACGAGCGCATCGCCCGCGCGATGCGGGTGCTCGACCGGCACTACCGGCTGATCCTGGTGGACCCCGCCGCGGCGGTGGCCGCGCGCATGCTGGCGTACGCCGACCAGCTCATCCTGGTGGCCCCGGCCAGCGAGGACGCCCCGGACGCGGTGGCGATGACCTTCGACTGGCTCGACGGGCAGACCACGGCCGAGCTGAGGCGGCGTTCGATCATGGTGATCAACGGGGTCAGCCGCCGGAGCATGGCGGGTGTCGAGCAGGCGGAGGCGGTGGCCCGCGGCCGGTGCCGCGCGATCGTGCGCATCCCCTGGGAGGACGAGCTCGCCCCCGGGCGGCCCGGCCCCGCACAGCCGGAGCGGCTGCGGGCGGGAGCGCGCAGGGCGTACGTCGCCCTCGCGGGAGTTGTGGCAAGCGGCCTGGCGGCGGCGAGCCGCCCGAGCGAGGAGGAAGTGGCTCAGTGA
- a CDS encoding ATP-binding protein, giving the protein MGRSSRSRSRLAVRYFDDRILLTDSSAWAYFRLPTVSYEFVTPEEREALATNITIALAAIRMPDAEVHLRVAHRAYPAAEWAMALNATSDEGDGWREYLEDMYRHVWAKDFWTKEVYLGVRLGPRGAQLGTGVLAQLFGLYQRGESALGMEDDQVPAGEITKWTDQAERLGRALGSSALYARHATSGELAWLFRHAASGSLGDPPSSATPSRRWGKGEVESLVEGQIHNGRSFLRIEQPTGDSYVAHLSFARFPDLMPFPDGEPWLHFVDQLPFPVEVSSRMRLIPPVKASKDVARKLAHARDMDIHIREAGAEAPIALAEQIDAARMLEHGITKERLPFVYGWHRLIVAAPTEEMCVQRVEAVVEHYRDMGIDIVNSTGDQFSLFCEALPGEKVRVNAYAQRQPLRTIAGGMATATVDLGDRIDESGAGWAGPYIGETLGRARSIVHFDPLVAATRNRPTAIAITGEPGGGKTTLALLLIYQMALRGVTVAVIDPKGDAESLVQLLQKRGRKARIIPLGSAAPGLLDPFSFGDDIAAKKTMATETLRLLLPRMSEERESAMIQAVSTVSNGADPSLGKVVDHLEQSEDPASKNLGAVLRSMAEMHLARLCFDPSGGDQIDSEGWTTVFTLGGLTLPDVATARDDYSYEQRLSVALLYLVSQFARRLMNGLDRRAPKAIFLDEAWAITSTPEGAKLVPEVSRMGRSRNTALVLVSQNAGDLLNEQVTNCLSSVFAFRSTERVEVDSVMALLGVEASEEHKGALRSLGNGECVFRDLDGRAGRIGVDLISEELLRWLDTNPTHDKPDESMHDPRGRASRSAAAQEVRS; this is encoded by the coding sequence ATGGGGAGGTCGTCGCGGTCGAGGAGCAGGCTGGCCGTGCGCTACTTCGACGATCGGATCCTTCTCACGGACTCCTCCGCATGGGCGTATTTCCGGCTTCCGACGGTGAGCTATGAGTTCGTCACCCCGGAGGAGCGCGAGGCCCTCGCCACCAACATCACCATCGCGCTGGCCGCGATCCGCATGCCGGACGCGGAGGTCCACCTGCGGGTCGCGCACCGGGCGTACCCGGCGGCCGAGTGGGCGATGGCGCTGAACGCGACCTCCGACGAGGGGGACGGCTGGCGCGAGTACCTGGAGGACATGTACCGCCACGTCTGGGCGAAGGACTTCTGGACCAAGGAGGTCTATCTCGGGGTCCGCCTCGGCCCGCGCGGCGCCCAGCTCGGTACGGGCGTGCTGGCCCAGCTCTTCGGCCTCTACCAGCGCGGCGAGTCGGCGCTCGGCATGGAGGACGACCAGGTGCCGGCCGGCGAGATCACCAAGTGGACCGACCAGGCGGAGCGCCTCGGCCGGGCGCTCGGCTCCAGCGCCCTGTACGCCCGGCACGCCACCTCCGGCGAGCTGGCCTGGCTGTTCCGGCACGCCGCCTCGGGTTCGCTCGGCGACCCGCCATCGTCGGCCACCCCGTCCAGGCGGTGGGGCAAGGGCGAGGTCGAGTCGCTGGTCGAGGGCCAGATCCACAACGGCAGGTCGTTCCTGCGCATCGAGCAGCCCACCGGCGACTCCTACGTGGCGCACCTGTCGTTCGCCCGGTTCCCCGACCTGATGCCGTTCCCGGACGGCGAGCCGTGGCTGCACTTCGTCGACCAGTTACCGTTCCCGGTCGAGGTCAGCTCGCGGATGCGCCTCATCCCGCCGGTGAAGGCGAGCAAGGACGTCGCGCGCAAGCTGGCCCACGCGCGGGACATGGACATCCACATTCGCGAGGCGGGAGCGGAGGCGCCGATCGCGCTGGCCGAGCAGATCGACGCGGCCCGCATGCTGGAGCACGGCATCACCAAGGAGCGCCTGCCGTTCGTGTACGGCTGGCACCGGCTGATCGTGGCCGCGCCGACCGAGGAGATGTGCGTGCAGCGGGTCGAGGCGGTGGTGGAGCACTACCGCGACATGGGCATCGACATCGTCAACTCGACCGGCGACCAGTTCTCGCTGTTCTGCGAGGCCCTGCCGGGCGAGAAGGTGCGGGTGAACGCCTACGCCCAGCGCCAGCCGCTGCGCACGATCGCGGGCGGCATGGCGACGGCCACCGTGGACCTCGGCGACCGCATCGACGAGAGCGGCGCCGGCTGGGCGGGGCCGTACATCGGGGAGACGCTGGGCCGTGCCCGGTCGATCGTCCACTTCGACCCGCTGGTGGCGGCGACGCGCAACCGGCCGACGGCCATCGCGATCACCGGGGAGCCGGGCGGCGGCAAGACGACGCTCGCGCTGCTGCTGATCTACCAGATGGCGCTGCGCGGGGTGACGGTCGCGGTGATCGACCCCAAGGGGGACGCCGAGTCGCTGGTGCAGCTGCTGCAGAAGCGGGGACGCAAGGCGCGGATCATCCCGCTGGGCTCGGCCGCCCCGGGCCTGCTCGACCCGTTCTCCTTCGGCGACGACATCGCCGCGAAGAAGACGATGGCCACCGAGACGCTGCGGCTGCTGCTGCCCCGCATGTCGGAGGAACGCGAGTCGGCGATGATCCAGGCCGTCTCGACGGTGTCCAACGGGGCCGACCCGTCGCTGGGGAAGGTCGTCGACCACCTGGAGCAGTCGGAGGATCCGGCGTCCAAGAACCTGGGCGCGGTGCTGCGGTCGATGGCCGAGATGCACCTGGCCCGGCTGTGCTTCGACCCCTCCGGCGGCGACCAGATCGACAGCGAGGGCTGGACCACCGTGTTCACCCTCGGCGGGCTCACCCTGCCCGACGTCGCGACCGCCCGCGACGACTACTCCTACGAGCAGCGGCTGTCGGTGGCCCTGCTGTACCTGGTGTCGCAGTTCGCGCGGCGCCTGATGAACGGGCTCGACCGCCGCGCCCCGAAGGCGATCTTCCTGGACGAGGCGTGGGCGATCACCTCGACGCCCGAGGGCGCCAAGCTCGTCCCGGAGGTCTCCCGCATGGGCCGGTCGCGCAACACCGCGCTCGTGCTCGTCTCGCAGAACGCCGGCGACCTGCTCAACGAGCAGGTGACCAACTGTCTCTCCTCGGTGTTCGCCTTCCGCTCGACCGAGCGGGTCGAGGTCGACAGCGTGATGGCGCTGCTCGGCGTCGAGGCGTCCGAGGAGCACAAGGGGGCGCTGCGGTCGCTGGGGAACGGCGAGTGCGTCTTCCGCGACCTCGACGGACGTGCGGGGCGCATCGGCGTCGATCTGATCTCGGAGGAGTTGCTGCGTTGGCTGGATACCAATCCGACCCACGACAAACCCGACGAGAGCATGCATGATCCTCGTGGGCGAGCGAGTAGGTCGGCGGCTGCGCAGGAGGTGCGGTCATGA